GCGGTGACAATTTCGCCATAATAGGCTATGTGCGCATCCCGGTTTGCTCCAACTGCGGAGCCGTCAACATCCTGAGGATAAAACTTTGACTGGTATTCGGTGATCAGGCTGGGGAGATCCTGCTTCTGCTTGTATACGATCTTGCACTCAAGGGTGAGGGGCAGCTCCTTGATGGCGGGCACAGAAACAAGTTCTGAATCCACAAGAGTCAGGCCTGCTTCAGAAATTTTATCCAGATTGCGCCCGCATTTGGAGCCGCAAATGCCGAGGATTTTTTTGCTGTATTCGCCAAAGGGCACATTGACCGTAAATTCTGGATTTTTATCCAGCAATTCGCGTGTAAAGCGGTGCTCGCGCACATAGGCCACAAATACCGGGCTGGACCAGTCAATGCCGAGGGTTCCCCAGCCAATGGTCATGCTGTTCACCCGGCCATCTGCCTTTGAGGTAAGCAATATACCCTTGGGCAGAGCTTCAAGAATATTTTTGGCGTATTCGGCAACAATAATTTTTTTCCTTTCCATAATTCAATCCTCATTTGGGTGGTAATATACTGCGGGCTTAAAAGCCCGTCGGCAGGTTTGTGGGTGCAGCCAGAACGATAGTTGGGGAGGTGCGGCTCAAGTGGACGAGTTCATACTTTTTCATACAAAAATATCTGTGCTCCGTGTTTTGCCATATGATTATTAGACCGGTCGTATAATAAGTCAAGCAGATTTATTTCAAACTCCATATGGTGGAGGCACGAGAGCGTAACCGTTAGCATAACTTTATGATTTTGCAGGATCAGGCAAATAAACAGGAGGATCGTGCTAGCAAGCAGCGCCCTGCCAGAGGTATGAGAATGTCGGGATCATGGCGTGCCCGCTCTTGGCAGTTCCCTGCCGCAGGCTGTATTTTCCCACTGGAAGCCATGCAGACATGATGGCGAAAAACAACATGGGGCAATTGAATGCCATGTGCCGCCCTTTTTAACTTGCGCACAATTGTGCAATGCAATCATTACGGCCAACACTGCTAAACGCGAAGGTGAATACTTATGGAAAAAGCAAAGGTGTATTTTACGGATTTTCGCACCAAGGCTTTTGGCGATGGTTTGCCCACCAA
This is a stretch of genomic DNA from Desulfovibrio desulfuricans. It encodes these proteins:
- a CDS encoding flavin reductase family protein, translated to MERKKIIVAEYAKNILEALPKGILLTSKADGRVNSMTIGWGTLGIDWSSPVFVAYVREHRFTRELLDKNPEFTVNVPFGEYSKKILGICGSKCGRNLDKISEAGLTLVDSELVSVPAIKELPLTLECKIVYKQKQDLPSLITEYQSKFYPQDVDGSAVGANRDAHIAYYGEIVTAYILQ